The following are encoded together in the Desulfococcus multivorans genome:
- a CDS encoding AI-2E family transporter, with amino-acid sequence MQRRTVSKIVLLVLILLISALFISMIRNFLMALLLAGIFSAMAQPGYRKIVQLFGGRRRAASLTTLLLFVIIILVPVSGLISIVTAQAIKVGQSITPWVQRQIEQPAAFSEYLQRIPFYEEILPYHGQIISKAGELASRISVFLVNSLSAGAVGTVNFIFMFFVFLYISYFFLVDGKVLLDRMLLYLPLEDRDEQRLLDRFTSVTRATLKGTALIGVLQGGLAGVAFAVAGIEAAVFWGTVMAALSIIPALGSALIWVPAAIILAAGGSYLKAIGLILFCGLIVGSLDNVLRPRLVGKDTQMHDLMIFFGTLGGIALFGLIGFIIGPIIAALFVTIWDIYGEVFKEFLPGTRTSQKLGETDSTD; translated from the coding sequence ATGCAACGTCGTACTGTCAGCAAAATAGTCCTGTTGGTCTTGATCCTATTGATTTCCGCGCTTTTCATCAGCATGATACGCAATTTCCTGATGGCGCTTTTGCTGGCCGGCATCTTTTCCGCAATGGCACAGCCGGGCTACCGTAAGATTGTTCAACTTTTCGGCGGCCGTCGAAGAGCGGCTTCTCTGACTACACTGCTGTTGTTCGTTATAATCATTTTAGTGCCGGTTTCGGGACTGATCAGCATTGTAACCGCCCAAGCCATTAAGGTGGGGCAATCGATCACGCCCTGGGTACAGCGGCAGATTGAACAACCGGCTGCCTTTTCCGAGTATTTGCAACGCATTCCCTTTTATGAAGAGATTCTTCCCTATCACGGCCAGATCATCAGCAAGGCCGGCGAATTAGCCAGCAGGATCAGTGTGTTCCTTGTCAACAGCCTCTCCGCAGGGGCTGTCGGCACGGTCAATTTCATCTTCATGTTCTTTGTTTTTCTGTATATCAGCTATTTTTTTCTGGTAGACGGAAAAGTCCTTCTCGATCGTATGTTATTGTATCTGCCGCTTGAGGACAGGGATGAACAACGCCTGCTGGACAGATTCACATCGGTGACCCGGGCAACGTTGAAGGGAACGGCACTGATCGGTGTGTTGCAGGGCGGCCTGGCAGGGGTCGCTTTCGCCGTAGCGGGCATCGAGGCGGCGGTTTTCTGGGGAACGGTCATGGCGGCGCTGTCCATCATTCCCGCCCTCGGTTCCGCCCTGATCTGGGTGCCGGCGGCAATCATTCTGGCGGCCGGCGGCAGCTATCTCAAGGCGATCGGATTGATCCTTTTTTGCGGATTGATCGTCGGCAGCCTCGATAACGTGCTGCGCCCACGACTGGTCGGCAAAGATACCCAGATGCACGATCTGATGATTTTTTTCGGGACACTCGGAGGCATCGCTCTGTTCGGCCTGATCGGCTTTATCATCGGTCCGATCATCGCTGCACTGTTTGTGACGATCTGGGATATATACGGGGAAGTTTTCAAAGAATTTCTTCCAGGGACAAGGACTTCACAAAAGCTCGGGGAAACGGATTCAACTGACTGA
- a CDS encoding cation-translocating P-type ATPase, which translates to MSEQGHGTVNWHRLDPTGVVQKLQSSDTGLASEEARRRYAQYGPNELIEKGKRKAWRILLAQVKEVMILILLAAVVISAALQEYIDAVVIFVIVVLNTILGFWQEFKAENAMAALKKMTVPNVRVRRDGAEQQISAKELVPGDILLIEAGNIVPADARLIAAANLKVQEAALTGESESVDKDTGALPDGELALADRRNMIYRGTVVTYGRGEAVVTGTAMQTELGKIATMLQDVEDERTPLQRRLAKLGRSLAMAAGVLIIMVAGMIYLQGAGFKEMFMTAISMAVAAVPEGLPAVVTIALALGAQQMLKKNALIRQLPAVETLGGVTVICSDKTGTLTQNRMTVSDVVLPVRRYSLDEAVAEHGEDADLGLLLLAGMLCNDAVIDENAQNGILGDPTEGALVLAAQQAGLVQRDLQAMLPRVRELPFDSERKRMSTVHALPSPSQGTTLHPVLTAAGNQGHADHLVLAKGATDGLIEVCSRILINGVVQPLGQKRKEEISAENTAMAKKGIRVLGLAYRLMDVDELDQPARYEEDLVFLGMACMLDPVRPEAIESVRLCKQAGIRPIMITGDHPLTAVAIAKNLGLTTSDTVLTGQDLDKMTVDALSARIKEVSVFARVSPKHKMVIIDALQAQHEIVSMTGDGVNDAPALKSADIGVAMGITGTDVSKESSDMVLLDDNFATIVAAVKEGRRIYDNIRKFVRYILTGNAGEIVVMLTGPLMGMPLPLLPIQILWINLVTDGVPAVALGFEEAERDVMNRPPYNPREGIFARGLGWQILVMGLIIGLISVGTGYWFWDGGTGSNAWQTMVFTMLTFCQMAYALCVRKQTQSLFTQSWLSNPMLLLAIGVTLALQLILIYVPFFNTVFRTTPLRPGELGICAVGAVVVLLITESRKLFLRSKRIEYHA; encoded by the coding sequence ATGAGTGAACAAGGACACGGAACGGTCAACTGGCACCGGCTTGATCCAACCGGGGTCGTACAGAAACTGCAATCGTCCGATACGGGCCTCGCTTCCGAGGAAGCGCGCCGCCGCTATGCGCAATACGGCCCCAACGAACTGATCGAAAAGGGAAAGAGAAAGGCCTGGCGGATTCTGTTGGCCCAGGTGAAGGAAGTGATGATCCTGATTCTGCTGGCCGCCGTGGTTATTTCGGCGGCGCTGCAGGAATATATCGATGCCGTCGTGATTTTCGTCATTGTGGTGCTCAATACGATTCTGGGGTTTTGGCAGGAATTCAAGGCCGAAAACGCCATGGCGGCCCTCAAGAAAATGACGGTGCCCAATGTGCGGGTGCGGCGCGACGGCGCAGAGCAGCAGATTTCGGCCAAGGAATTGGTGCCGGGAGACATCCTGCTCATTGAAGCCGGAAACATTGTGCCGGCGGATGCCCGACTCATCGCAGCCGCGAACCTCAAAGTCCAGGAAGCGGCCCTGACCGGCGAATCAGAATCGGTGGACAAGGATACCGGCGCACTGCCGGATGGCGAGCTTGCCCTGGCCGACCGCAGGAACATGATTTACAGGGGCACGGTGGTGACCTACGGGCGCGGCGAGGCCGTCGTCACCGGCACCGCCATGCAGACCGAATTGGGTAAGATCGCCACCATGCTTCAGGACGTTGAGGATGAGCGAACCCCGCTGCAACGCCGGTTGGCGAAGCTCGGCAGATCGTTGGCCATGGCCGCCGGGGTGCTGATCATCATGGTGGCCGGCATGATCTATCTGCAGGGCGCGGGCTTCAAGGAAATGTTCATGACCGCCATCAGCATGGCGGTGGCGGCCGTCCCCGAAGGCCTGCCGGCTGTCGTCACCATCGCCCTGGCCCTGGGGGCGCAGCAGATGTTGAAGAAAAATGCGTTGATCCGGCAGCTTCCGGCCGTGGAAACCCTGGGCGGGGTGACCGTGATTTGTTCCGACAAAACCGGCACCCTGACGCAGAACAGAATGACGGTATCGGACGTGGTGCTGCCGGTTCGCCGCTATTCCCTCGATGAAGCCGTGGCGGAACACGGCGAGGATGCCGATCTCGGCCTGCTGCTGCTGGCCGGGATGCTGTGCAACGATGCCGTCATCGACGAAAATGCGCAAAACGGTATTCTCGGCGATCCCACCGAAGGCGCACTGGTGCTTGCCGCCCAACAGGCCGGATTGGTGCAGCGCGATCTGCAGGCTATGTTGCCGCGTGTTCGCGAACTGCCCTTTGACTCCGAGCGTAAACGGATGTCCACCGTTCACGCCCTGCCGTCGCCTTCCCAAGGAACGACTTTGCACCCTGTTCTTACCGCCGCCGGAAACCAGGGGCACGCCGATCACCTGGTGTTGGCCAAAGGGGCGACCGACGGCTTGATCGAGGTATGCAGCAGGATTCTGATAAACGGCGTTGTTCAACCTTTGGGCCAAAAGAGAAAAGAGGAGATTTCAGCCGAAAACACCGCGATGGCGAAAAAAGGCATTCGGGTGCTGGGCTTGGCTTATCGGTTGATGGATGTCGACGAACTCGACCAACCGGCGCGCTACGAGGAGGATCTGGTATTTCTGGGTATGGCCTGCATGCTCGATCCGGTGCGGCCCGAAGCGATCGAGTCGGTCCGGCTGTGCAAGCAGGCCGGAATTCGTCCGATTATGATCACCGGCGATCATCCCCTGACGGCTGTCGCCATCGCCAAGAATTTGGGGCTGACCACCTCCGATACGGTTCTGACCGGTCAGGATCTGGACAAGATGACCGTAGACGCGCTCAGCGCTCGGATCAAGGAGGTTTCCGTCTTTGCGCGCGTCTCGCCCAAGCACAAGATGGTCATCATCGACGCGCTGCAAGCACAGCATGAGATCGTCTCGATGACGGGCGACGGGGTCAACGATGCACCGGCGCTGAAATCAGCCGACATTGGTGTGGCCATGGGGATCACGGGTACCGACGTCAGCAAAGAATCCTCCGATATGGTCCTGCTGGATGATAATTTCGCCACCATCGTCGCCGCCGTCAAAGAAGGTCGCCGCATTTACGACAATATCCGCAAATTCGTCAGATACATCCTCACCGGCAATGCCGGTGAAATCGTTGTCATGCTCACCGGCCCGCTGATGGGTATGCCGCTGCCGCTGCTGCCGATTCAAATTTTATGGATCAATCTGGTGACCGATGGCGTACCGGCCGTTGCTCTGGGTTTCGAAGAAGCCGAGCGCGATGTCATGAACCGGCCGCCGTACAATCCGCGGGAAGGCATTTTCGCACGCGGGCTGGGCTGGCAGATTCTCGTCATGGGCCTGATCATCGGCCTGATCTCGGTGGGGACCGGGTATTGGTTCTGGGACGGGGGAACAGGTTCGAACGCCTGGCAGACCATGGTGTTCACTATGCTGACATTCTGCCAGATGGCCTATGCCCTGTGTGTGCGCAAACAGACACAATCGCTGTTTACGCAATCCTGGCTCAGCAACCCGATGCTGCTGCTGGCCATTGGCGTCACACTGGCCCTTCAGTTGATCCTGATTTATGTGCCGTTTTTTAACACCGTGTTTCGCACCACACCGCTGCGTCCGGGGGAACTGGGTATCTGCGCCGTTGGAGCTGTAGTGGTTTTACTGATTACAGAATCGAGAAAACTGTTCCTGCGCAGCAAGCGCATTGAATACCACGCATAA